The bacterium genome has a window encoding:
- a CDS encoding DUF2520 domain-containing protein → MDRKPALTKRIPIAIIGLGAAGHSLALRLCEAGFRRLVLVGRSRAAERKLAREVHAEFVTNSVHLQRFQGIIILAVGDSRIRDAVRELARLPLDWPGITVFHTSGVQDASILRSLAGQGAGVAAWHPYQTFPKASREAARLEGVTFGIDGNPRGVRVAFRLARALGGKPVRIPAEMRVLYHASAVFASGFVAANLAAAVEILKKVGLSEKRAREAAFAIAHETLDNAERLGPRKAMTGPAVRGDGKTIRKHFLALEKAMPELARMYEIIGKRYSVRSRNR, encoded by the coding sequence ATGGATCGGAAACCTGCACTCACAAAACGAATCCCAATTGCGATTATCGGCCTCGGCGCGGCGGGCCACTCGCTGGCCTTGAGACTCTGCGAGGCGGGCTTTCGGAGACTTGTCCTCGTCGGGCGAAGCCGGGCCGCCGAACGGAAACTGGCGCGTGAGGTTCATGCCGAGTTCGTAACGAATTCCGTGCATCTTCAAAGATTTCAAGGAATTATCATTCTCGCCGTGGGGGATTCCCGGATTCGGGATGCAGTCCGCGAGCTTGCTCGGCTGCCTCTGGACTGGCCGGGGATCACCGTCTTCCACACCTCGGGAGTCCAAGACGCCAGCATCCTAAGGAGTCTGGCCGGTCAAGGGGCGGGCGTGGCGGCGTGGCATCCCTATCAGACGTTCCCCAAGGCTTCGCGAGAGGCGGCGCGGCTCGAAGGAGTGACGTTCGGGATTGACGGGAATCCTCGCGGAGTGCGGGTGGCGTTCCGGCTCGCGCGGGCTTTGGGCGGCAAACCGGTGCGGATTCCGGCGGAGATGCGAGTTCTCTATCACGCTTCGGCGGTATTCGCCTCGGGCTTCGTGGCCGCGAACCTCGCAGCGGCGGTGGAGATTCTCAAGAAGGTCGGCCTTTCCGAAAAGCGCGCGCGGGAAGCGGCTTTCGCAATCGCCCACGAGACGCTCGACAACGCGGAGCGCCTCGGCCCTCGCAAAGCGATGACCGGCCCGGCGGTGAGGGGAGACGGGAAGACCATAAGAAAGCACTTTTTGGCGTTGGAAAAAGCTATGCCGGAACTGGCACGCATGTACGAAATAATTGGTAAACGATATTCCGTAAGATCTCGTAATCGGTAG
- a CDS encoding 4Fe-4S cluster-binding domain-containing protein — protein MNSPQCRKGNEKNHSEPSAEDPALLERDLFLVPHEGLFVLYRPISRLCALVDSNVVTDIRDLLAGEKAKDSSPALKRLDREGFFHLPVEAEFTATEEAAVDPEAPFRPHEVTLDITGECNLRCLYCYGYGGEKPQQMSDLCARAAVDLCIGNCEEDRRGFELNFHGSGEPTQHFQLMTELVGYARQKTSEKNLRLVTSVATNGVMSEDKARWIASYIDAISLSMDGDAEAQNRQRPTVRGGDSFAAVRRTADFWNRQGKRFNLRLTITRLNVERLQDICVNLAREFPQASINVEPMTICGRAHQSPELAPPPDIFAERLVETYRALSGSGSRVYYSGMRGFSRSHRFCSASTPAFSVMSDGSVTACFSYSSHEPIRNLFVYGSWNACDGCFVFDRERIAALRGLTMSNDPYCQTCFAKYHCIGDCPSIREYRLLDDKRFEEVFDVDFLKNRRCQINRTVLKLLLLQFL, from the coding sequence ATGAATAGTCCCCAATGTAGGAAAGGGAACGAGAAGAATCACAGTGAGCCGTCTGCAGAAGACCCCGCGCTGCTGGAACGAGATCTGTTCCTTGTTCCGCATGAGGGGCTTTTTGTTCTGTATCGCCCAATTTCGCGACTATGTGCACTGGTAGACAGCAACGTTGTTACCGATATAAGAGACCTTTTGGCCGGAGAGAAGGCCAAGGATTCTTCCCCGGCGTTGAAACGGCTGGATAGAGAAGGTTTCTTTCATCTGCCGGTTGAAGCGGAGTTCACCGCTACCGAGGAGGCTGCCGTTGATCCTGAGGCACCCTTCCGACCGCATGAAGTCACGCTGGACATTACCGGGGAGTGCAATTTGAGGTGTCTCTATTGCTACGGTTACGGCGGGGAGAAACCTCAACAGATGTCTGATCTTTGTGCGCGAGCGGCAGTGGATCTGTGCATAGGAAACTGTGAGGAGGATCGGCGCGGATTCGAATTAAATTTTCATGGAAGCGGAGAGCCAACACAGCATTTTCAATTGATGACGGAATTGGTGGGCTATGCTCGTCAGAAGACCTCGGAAAAGAATCTGCGATTGGTCACCAGCGTCGCCACCAACGGCGTTATGAGCGAAGACAAAGCCCGCTGGATTGCCAGCTACATTGATGCTATCTCGCTTTCGATGGATGGAGATGCAGAAGCCCAGAACCGACAGCGTCCTACCGTTCGGGGTGGAGATTCGTTTGCAGCGGTGCGGCGGACGGCAGATTTTTGGAATCGCCAGGGGAAACGGTTCAATCTGCGCCTGACGATCACGCGGCTGAATGTGGAGCGACTGCAGGATATCTGTGTAAATTTGGCGCGCGAATTTCCGCAAGCATCCATCAATGTCGAACCGATGACCATCTGCGGTCGCGCCCACCAGTCGCCGGAACTTGCACCTCCACCGGACATCTTTGCCGAACGACTGGTTGAAACCTATCGTGCATTGTCGGGAAGTGGATCGCGCGTGTACTACTCAGGAATGCGCGGATTCTCGCGAAGTCATCGGTTCTGCAGCGCCTCCACTCCGGCATTCTCGGTCATGTCAGACGGATCCGTGACGGCGTGTTTCTCCTATTCCTCCCACGAACCGATTAGGAACCTTTTCGTGTATGGAAGCTGGAACGCTTGCGACGGATGCTTTGTTTTCGATCGGGAACGAATTGCCGCACTGCGCGGACTCACGATGAGTAACGATCCCTATTGCCAAACGTGTTTTGCGAAATATCATTGTATCGGTGATTGCCCTTCAATCCGAGAGTACCGTTTGCTTGACGACAAGCGATTCGAGGAGGTTTTCGACGTGGACTTCCTTAAGAATCGCCGCTGTCAGATCAATCGAACGGTATTGAAATTGCTTCTGCTGCAATTCCTGTAG
- a CDS encoding tetratricopeptide repeat protein, translating into MRTLTIFFALLLFCLPGVVAQSNSTMQADSLSGHIQQQLDSIKLELQAAELQRLAEQTDTFRGDVTHVMEWTVGLIGGLIGLITIFLAISGVYWLKSQRQLREAIEAKVKETCTKIEDSLDTSIHAIFVQKQQDVRESINKIVETLSLPVPVEQTCEDDQRKLRKVSDEIRRLEQMGGTLTARDHLLRARKWMDDGLFMLALDAYNAAVTKDEKFMDAWFGQGYCLLHLDRFGEAIEAFDMVLEIKSDNFEALFNKGICFLKSKLYKEALEACKEALWIKTNHFDTLLLKGGCLAELKEYDDAIQTFDILLSRQSDDHRVIYNKARVYAMKGDKPAMLKALSDAIRYNNGYCKRVRAQDGMLFKPYWEDPDFQNVVCT; encoded by the coding sequence ATGCGCACACTTACAATCTTTTTTGCACTGTTGCTTTTCTGCCTTCCGGGAGTAGTGGCACAAAGCAACAGCACGATGCAGGCCGATTCTCTGTCCGGCCACATTCAGCAACAACTGGACAGTATCAAGCTTGAGCTTCAGGCAGCTGAGCTGCAAAGATTGGCCGAACAAACGGATACATTTCGAGGTGATGTCACTCATGTAATGGAATGGACGGTTGGCCTTATCGGAGGACTAATTGGACTGATAACGATATTCCTCGCCATCTCCGGTGTCTACTGGCTTAAAAGCCAGAGACAACTTCGCGAGGCGATAGAGGCAAAAGTCAAGGAAACTTGCACGAAAATTGAGGATAGCCTCGATACCAGCATCCATGCAATTTTTGTACAGAAGCAACAAGATGTCCGCGAATCCATAAATAAAATTGTGGAGACTCTCTCTTTGCCCGTGCCTGTAGAACAGACTTGTGAAGACGATCAGAGAAAACTGCGAAAGGTTAGCGATGAAATTCGGCGCTTGGAGCAGATGGGCGGCACATTGACTGCGAGGGATCATTTGCTGCGGGCGAGGAAATGGATGGATGATGGGCTCTTTATGCTAGCCTTGGATGCTTACAATGCCGCTGTGACTAAAGATGAAAAATTTATGGATGCCTGGTTTGGTCAGGGATACTGTCTCCTTCATTTAGATAGATTTGGGGAGGCAATCGAAGCCTTTGATATGGTGTTGGAGATCAAATCCGATAACTTTGAAGCGCTTTTCAACAAGGGCATCTGTTTTCTCAAGTCAAAGCTGTACAAGGAAGCTCTTGAGGCATGTAAAGAAGCACTGTGGATTAAAACTAATCATTTCGATACGCTTCTCTTGAAGGGTGGTTGTCTTGCTGAGCTGAAGGAGTATGATGATGCCATCCAAACCTTCGATATCTTGCTGAGCAGACAATCCGACGATCATAGGGTGATTTATAACAAGGCACGAGTCTATGCAATGAAAGGAGACAAGCCAGCTATGCTGAAGGCACTTTCCGATGCTATTCGCTACAACAATGGCTATTGCAAACGGGTCAGAGCGCAGGATGGAATGTTGTTCAAGCCCTATTGGGAAGATCCTGACTTTCAAAATGTCGTCTGTACTTGA
- a CDS encoding NTP transferase domain-containing protein, whose amino-acid sequence MKGVILAGGLGTRLLPLTKITNKHLLPIYNQPMIYYPIQTLVRAGIDEIVLVTGGHYAGDFLNLLGNGKDFGLRFINYAYQEGEGGIADALRLARIYTGLDRIAVILGDNLLEKDITQYVRKFEKQESGAKILLKEVPDPQRFGVAEVDEQGRVVNIVEKPKRPKTNLAVTGVYMYDEHVYDIINTLRPSERGELEITDVNNAYIRQSQLTADIIDGWWTDAGTFPSLYRAARLVAEKVEPKLKDHWC is encoded by the coding sequence ATGAAAGGTGTCATCCTCGCCGGCGGTCTGGGCACGCGACTGCTGCCCCTGACCAAGATCACGAACAAGCACTTGCTGCCCATCTACAACCAGCCCATGATCTATTACCCGATCCAGACCCTCGTCCGGGCGGGAATTGACGAGATCGTGCTGGTCACGGGCGGCCACTACGCGGGCGATTTCCTGAATCTGCTCGGCAACGGCAAAGACTTCGGCCTGCGCTTCATCAACTACGCCTATCAGGAAGGCGAAGGCGGCATCGCCGACGCGCTCCGCCTGGCCCGCATCTACACCGGCCTCGACCGGATTGCCGTCATTCTCGGCGACAACCTGCTCGAAAAGGACATCACGCAGTACGTCCGCAAGTTCGAGAAGCAGGAGAGCGGCGCCAAGATTCTGCTCAAGGAAGTGCCCGACCCGCAGCGGTTCGGCGTGGCCGAGGTGGACGAGCAGGGCCGGGTGGTGAACATCGTCGAGAAGCCCAAACGGCCCAAGACCAATCTGGCCGTGACCGGCGTCTACATGTACGACGAGCACGTCTATGACATCATCAACACGCTCCGTCCCTCCGAGCGCGGCGAGCTCGAGATCACCGACGTGAACAACGCCTACATCCGGCAGAGTCAGCTCACCGCCGACATCATTGACGGCTGGTGGACCGACGCGGGCACGTTTCCGTCCCTTTACCGCGCGGCTCGCCTCGTCGCCGAAAAAGTCGAACCGAAACTCAAGGATCACTGGTGCTGA
- a CDS encoding SIMPL domain-containing protein (The SIMPL domain is named for its presence in mouse protein SIMPL (signalling molecule that associates with mouse pelle-like kinase). Bacterial member BP26, from Brucella, was shown to assemble into a channel-like structure, while YggE from E. coli has been associated with resistance to oxidative stress.) produces the protein MNERFPQLFWGLTVVTIGLVIVGFLTTSAIKTVKRTADVVTVTGSARQTVQSDLVQWGASVYANAMTMQEGYAVLARYESRFRAFLRERHVPDSVIVFSGVSQRDMVERAQKRSRTGDMEYESKFIGYQLTQRFDIQSSAVDSIAAIARDITQLVGEGIPLNSEPPRYYYTRLNDLRVELLGEATKDARMRAEKIIGGAGGRIGNLRNARMGVFQVTAPNSRDVSDYGIYDTSTIEKDVTAVVSVTFSLE, from the coding sequence ATGAACGAACGTTTTCCGCAACTCTTCTGGGGGCTGACCGTCGTCACGATCGGGCTGGTGATCGTCGGATTTCTGACGACGTCGGCCATCAAGACGGTCAAGCGCACGGCCGACGTGGTGACGGTCACCGGCTCGGCCCGTCAGACGGTGCAGTCCGATCTCGTGCAGTGGGGAGCTTCCGTCTATGCCAATGCCATGACGATGCAGGAAGGCTACGCCGTGCTGGCTCGCTACGAGAGCCGCTTCCGTGCCTTTCTGCGCGAGCGGCACGTGCCGGACAGCGTCATTGTTTTCTCGGGCGTCAGCCAGCGCGACATGGTGGAACGAGCTCAGAAGAGAAGTCGCACCGGGGACATGGAATACGAGTCCAAGTTCATCGGCTATCAACTCACGCAACGATTCGACATTCAATCCTCAGCCGTGGATTCCATCGCCGCCATCGCCCGCGACATTACCCAGCTCGTCGGCGAGGGGATTCCGTTGAACTCCGAGCCGCCCCGCTACTACTACACGAGACTGAACGATCTTCGCGTGGAACTGCTCGGCGAGGCGACCAAGGACGCGCGGATGCGGGCGGAAAAGATCATCGGCGGCGCGGGCGGACGGATCGGCAATTTGCGCAACGCGCGGATGGGCGTTTTTCAAGTGACGGCTCCCAACTCGCGCGACGTGAGCGACTATGGCATTTACGACACCTCCACCATCGAAAAAGACGTCACCGCCGTCGTTTCGGTGACGTTTTCGCTGGAATAA
- a CDS encoding SIMPL domain-containing protein (The SIMPL domain is named for its presence in mouse protein SIMPL (signalling molecule that associates with mouse pelle-like kinase). Bacterial member BP26, from Brucella, was shown to assemble into a channel-like structure, while YggE from E. coli has been associated with resistance to oxidative stress.), translating to MSDRNTSNHSGLTPGLGAVAVAIVIASILLGNALVRMKRVGDTISVTGSAKREIVSDMVIWRATITAQRPTMRDAYSEIKTQTERVKKFLADNRVPESEITFRALQTSQVDEYNERGMQTGRILGYRMDQPLEVHSSRVDSITALSVRVGDLAGEGITLWSSPPEYLFTGLSELRIEMLGEATKDATARAKQIAEASGGKLGTVRNARMGVFQITPRNSTDVSDWGIYDTSTKEKDITAVVRLSYSLK from the coding sequence ATGAGTGATCGTAACACATCAAATCATTCCGGTCTCACTCCCGGTCTCGGAGCAGTGGCAGTGGCGATTGTGATTGCTTCGATACTGCTCGGCAACGCGCTGGTGCGGATGAAGCGGGTGGGGGATACGATCAGCGTTACCGGCTCGGCCAAGCGCGAAATCGTGTCGGACATGGTAATCTGGCGGGCTACCATCACCGCGCAAAGGCCGACCATGCGCGACGCCTACTCGGAAATCAAGACCCAGACCGAACGCGTGAAGAAGTTCCTCGCCGATAATCGCGTGCCGGAGTCTGAAATCACCTTCCGCGCGTTGCAAACCAGTCAGGTGGACGAGTACAACGAACGCGGAATGCAGACCGGCCGCATACTCGGCTATCGTATGGATCAGCCGCTCGAGGTGCATTCCTCGCGGGTGGATAGCATTACCGCGCTGTCGGTGCGCGTGGGTGATTTGGCGGGAGAAGGAATCACGCTGTGGTCGAGTCCGCCCGAATATCTGTTCACCGGTTTAAGCGAGCTGCGGATCGAGATGCTCGGCGAAGCGACGAAAGACGCAACCGCTCGCGCCAAGCAGATCGCCGAAGCGTCGGGCGGCAAATTGGGCACAGTGAGAAACGCGCGTATGGGCGTGTTTCAGATCACTCCCCGCAATTCCACCGACGTTTCCGACTGGGGCATCTACGACACCTCGACCAAGGAAAAAGACATCACCGCGGTTGTTCGTTTGAGTTATTCGCTGAAGTAA
- the rfbD gene encoding dTDP-4-dehydrorhamnose reductase, producing the protein MHRILITGHKGMLGREIVATAEKLGLETAGIDLPECDITDRAALERAVRDAKPDLIIHAAAFAQVDRCESEPELAYRVNATGTQNVCLAAQPFDIPLLYVSTDYVFDGSKNEPYDESDAAGPLSVYGKSKYAGECFVRDLCAKHFIVRTSWLCGHGGPNFVETLLKLAKERDELKVVNDQHGSPTFAVDLAPELLRLSQSDAFGTYHITNQGYTTWFGFAGKIIELSGLRTRVVPCTTEEFPRPAPRPKNSQLSPRLYENALGMKMPSWEKGLKRYLKER; encoded by the coding sequence ATGCACCGTATCCTCATCACCGGACACAAAGGCATGCTTGGCCGCGAGATCGTGGCAACGGCGGAGAAGCTCGGCCTCGAAACGGCTGGGATTGATCTGCCCGAGTGCGACATCACCGACCGCGCGGCTCTCGAACGGGCAGTGCGGGACGCCAAGCCGGATCTGATTATTCACGCGGCGGCGTTTGCGCAGGTGGATCGCTGCGAAAGCGAGCCTGAGCTTGCCTACAGGGTCAACGCGACCGGCACGCAGAACGTCTGCCTCGCCGCGCAACCTTTCGATATTCCCTTGTTGTACGTTTCGACCGATTACGTCTTCGACGGCAGCAAGAACGAGCCCTACGACGAGAGCGACGCGGCGGGTCCCTTGTCGGTGTACGGAAAATCCAAATACGCGGGCGAGTGTTTCGTGCGCGACTTGTGCGCGAAGCATTTCATCGTGCGCACCTCGTGGCTGTGCGGGCACGGTGGGCCGAACTTCGTCGAGACACTACTAAAACTGGCCAAAGAACGCGACGAACTCAAAGTCGTGAACGATCAGCACGGCAGCCCCACGTTTGCTGTTGATCTGGCTCCCGAGCTTCTGCGGCTGTCTCAGAGCGACGCATTCGGCACGTACCACATCACCAATCAAGGCTACACCACGTGGTTCGGCTTCGCGGGGAAGATCATTGAGCTTTCGGGACTCCGCACCCGCGTTGTTCCTTGCACGACCGAAGAATTTCCACGTCCCGCTCCGCGCCCAAAGAACTCCCAATTGTCCCCGCGTCTCTACGAGAATGCCCTCGGAATGAAGATGCCCTCGTGGGAAAAAGGATTGAAGAGATATTTGAAGGAGAGGTAG
- a CDS encoding AAA family ATPase — protein sequence MQRAQTRDNVRNELKEKVARRNYSCYLLRVTLKRVRGFVDKTVSFDFPVTALVGPNGGGKTTIMAAASTPYRAVRPRTFFPKNGYFDRSMGGWAIEAECVDKSLDREGTVRRSARFRTNRWRRDALARDVLVFGIERTIPLNEREGFAWKRMSTFTPRDGDVSDLDGLVAVHAQAVLDMPIQGYKAIGGINIFGGRYVTLLGGQTSSGDSYSEFHFGAGQSSVIRMICQIEQLPENSLVLIEEIENGLHPLATVRMVDYLIDFARRKKSQVIFTTHSNDALEPLPPEAIWVAIDNNILQGKPDIRALKAIQGYAESPGIIFVEDDFAHAWVSGILRYSTDAILRALDVYAMKGDSLAVEANKHHNRDPSITARSICLLDGDSQQSDDPDSGVLRLPGACPERYVFDSVMEKVPDNVELFCLALQQNAEGAEQIIEECRRVARTNTDHHILFAQVGEEIGGLSQESTQDAFIGLWCKFYPDETAAMLQQIRTALSALPISNSQSHGTVGLPL from the coding sequence ATGCAACGAGCGCAAACACGCGACAACGTTAGAAATGAACTAAAGGAGAAGGTAGCACGCCGGAATTATAGCTGTTATCTCCTTCGTGTCACACTGAAACGTGTACGTGGATTCGTTGACAAGACAGTCTCGTTTGACTTTCCTGTCACCGCTCTTGTTGGACCTAATGGTGGCGGCAAGACAACGATTATGGCGGCCGCTAGTACGCCGTACAGAGCGGTAAGACCACGAACGTTCTTCCCAAAGAACGGGTACTTTGACAGAAGTATGGGAGGTTGGGCAATAGAGGCCGAGTGTGTCGACAAGTCATTAGACAGAGAGGGGACAGTCAGGCGATCCGCTAGGTTCAGGACTAATCGGTGGCGACGAGATGCATTGGCGCGAGATGTTCTTGTTTTTGGTATCGAGCGAACCATCCCACTGAACGAAAGAGAGGGGTTTGCTTGGAAGCGAATGTCTACGTTCACGCCAAGAGATGGGGATGTTTCTGACCTTGACGGATTAGTTGCCGTCCATGCGCAAGCTGTACTCGATATGCCGATTCAAGGATATAAGGCAATCGGCGGAATCAATATTTTTGGCGGGCGCTATGTAACACTTCTCGGCGGTCAGACTTCCTCAGGAGATAGTTATTCAGAGTTTCATTTTGGAGCCGGTCAATCGAGCGTAATCCGCATGATTTGTCAGATTGAACAGCTTCCTGAGAACTCACTGGTGCTTATTGAAGAGATCGAAAATGGCCTTCATCCTCTCGCTACCGTGCGCATGGTGGACTACTTGATTGACTTCGCACGTCGGAAGAAGAGTCAAGTCATCTTTACAACGCATTCTAATGACGCTCTGGAACCACTACCCCCAGAGGCAATATGGGTAGCCATTGACAATAATATTCTTCAGGGAAAACCGGATATTAGAGCACTCAAAGCTATCCAAGGCTATGCTGAATCTCCCGGTATCATTTTTGTAGAAGACGATTTTGCGCATGCGTGGGTTAGTGGGATTCTGCGTTACTCAACGGATGCAATCCTAAGAGCTCTTGATGTATATGCTATGAAAGGGGACTCTCTTGCTGTTGAAGCCAACAAGCATCACAATAGAGATCCGAGTATTACAGCGCGATCAATATGCTTGTTGGATGGAGATTCTCAGCAATCAGATGATCCCGATAGTGGTGTATTGCGTTTGCCAGGTGCGTGCCCCGAAAGGTACGTTTTCGATTCAGTTATGGAGAAGGTGCCAGATAACGTGGAACTGTTTTGTCTTGCCCTGCAGCAGAATGCAGAAGGGGCAGAACAAATAATCGAAGAATGTCGGCGGGTTGCCCGCACAAATACAGATCATCACATTCTCTTTGCGCAGGTTGGGGAAGAAATAGGTGGACTCTCACAAGAATCTACTCAAGATGCATTCATTGGTTTGTGGTGTAAATTCTACCCCGATGAAACGGCCGCAATGTTGCAACAGATCCGGACTGCCCTGAGTGCACTGCCAATTTCAAATTCCCAAAGTCATGGAACTGTTGGATTGCCACTTTAG
- a CDS encoding dTDP-4-dehydrorhamnose 3,5-epimerase family protein: protein MIHGVATHKLRLIPDERGRLMEILRKDSEHYKPIAQVYMTTNYPGVVKAWHYHTKQWDQVTCVKGMVKLALYDGREDSPTHGQVSEFFLGEHNPMLVQIPPGVYHGWKCISETESVVVNCPTELFNYEHPDEHRAPYNDPRIPYNWEIEFK, encoded by the coding sequence ATGATTCACGGCGTTGCCACACACAAACTCCGGCTCATTCCCGATGAGCGCGGGCGACTGATGGAGATCCTGCGCAAGGACTCCGAACACTACAAGCCCATCGCGCAGGTGTACATGACCACCAACTATCCCGGTGTGGTCAAGGCTTGGCACTATCACACCAAACAGTGGGATCAAGTCACTTGCGTCAAGGGTATGGTCAAACTCGCGCTCTACGACGGCCGCGAGGACTCGCCCACCCACGGTCAGGTCAGTGAGTTCTTCCTCGGCGAACACAATCCGATGCTCGTGCAGATTCCGCCCGGCGTCTATCACGGCTGGAAGTGCATCTCCGAGACGGAATCGGTCGTCGTCAACTGCCCGACCGAGCTCTTCAACTACGAACATCCCGACGAACATCGCGCGCCCTACAACGATCCGCGCATTCCCTACAATTGGGAGATCGAGTTCAAGTAA
- a CDS encoding site-specific DNA-methyltransferase, translating to MSLVDSESVHLVITSPPYWQLKDYGVAGQIGFDDTYEDYINNLNLVWQECDRVLKPGCRLCINIGDQFARSVYYGRYKVIPIRTEIIKFCEAIGLDYMGAVIWQKVTTTNTTGGATIMGSFPYPRNGILKLDYEFILLFKKLGEPPKVSVRVKEQAKLTTEEWNTYFAGHWNFPGEKQEGHIARFPVELPHRLIRMFSFPGETVLDPFTGSGTTNVAAARLTRNSIGIEVNPDFAALASKRLEKERSLVTDFEHTFEKFPPLRTAEIKKLHEELSFPFHDCVRINKKTDPRKLLFGSKITGKETRNELLGYSLCRDDAAEGHDGQPVIIQKGR from the coding sequence ATGAGTCTGGTGGACTCGGAGTCCGTGCATCTTGTCATCACTTCGCCGCCTTACTGGCAACTCAAAGACTATGGCGTAGCGGGGCAAATCGGCTTTGACGACACCTACGAAGACTATATCAACAATCTCAACTTGGTTTGGCAGGAATGCGATCGCGTGTTGAAGCCGGGTTGCCGGTTGTGCATCAACATCGGCGATCAGTTCGCACGCTCGGTTTACTATGGCCGTTACAAAGTCATTCCCATCCGCACCGAAATCATCAAGTTCTGCGAGGCGATCGGGCTGGACTACATGGGCGCGGTCATCTGGCAGAAAGTCACCACCACCAACACCACCGGCGGCGCGACGATTATGGGTTCGTTCCCCTATCCGCGTAACGGCATTTTGAAGTTGGACTATGAATTCATTCTGCTCTTCAAGAAATTGGGTGAGCCGCCGAAAGTCTCCGTTCGAGTGAAAGAACAGGCGAAGCTGACCACCGAGGAGTGGAACACGTATTTCGCTGGACATTGGAACTTTCCCGGTGAAAAGCAGGAAGGCCATATCGCGAGATTTCCCGTTGAACTTCCCCACCGTCTAATCCGCATGTTCTCGTTTCCGGGCGAGACCGTACTCGATCCGTTCACGGGAAGCGGAACGACGAATGTGGCGGCGGCTCGCTTGACAAGAAACTCCATCGGCATCGAGGTCAATCCCGATTTCGCGGCGTTGGCCTCTAAACGACTCGAGAAAGAGCGCTCATTGGTCACCGACTTTGAGCATACATTCGAGAAGTTTCCTCCCTTGCGCACCGCCGAAATCAAGAAGCTGCATGAAGAGCTTTCCTTTCCCTTTCACGACTGCGTCCGGATCAACAAGAAAACCGATCCGCGCAAGTTGCTGTTTGGGAGTAAGATTACGGGGAAGGAGACAAGAAATGAGCTCCTCGGATATTCTCTCTGTAGAGACGATGCTGCTGAAGGGCACGATGGTCAGCCGGTGATCATTCAGAAGGGTAGGTGA